The sequence GGTGAAAAACCTGACTCACTGGACGGATCATATTTTATAAATTCCGAAGAATAATTGTTGAATGCTATGAAGTCTATTGGCTGACTGATAAGTTTCAGGTCATCTTCAGGGAAAGAAAGCTCAATACCCTTCTTTTTATAAAGTTTCAATGCGTTTTCAGGATACCGGCCTTTTAGCACAGGATCCAGATACCACCTTCCCGCCAGAGAAAATGACAATTCCGCTGCTTCAATATCCTCAGCTTTTTCGGATGCGGGATAATGGTAAGATAAATTGAGAGCTATTCCAATTTGGGCGTCAATATTCATTTCTCTAAACAGTTTCACGGCCTTGCCGTGGGACAAAAGAAGATTGTGCGAGACTTCCAATGAAGTGCGGAGGTCTTTTATCCCAGGGGCATGAATTCCTAAAAAGTGGCCAAGCAAAGAAACAACACCGGGTTCATTGTGAGTAAACCATATTGGAACGATATCTCCGAGATTTTTAAATATTACTTCAGAGTATTCTGTAAAATAATCGGTGGTGTCCCGGTTTTTCCATCCGCCTTTATCCTGAAGCTTTTGGGGAAGGTCCCAGTGATAAAGAGTGATTGCAGGCATAATTCCGTTTTCCAGAAGCAGATTTGTGAGCCTTTTGTAAAAATCCAGTCCCTTTTGATTTAATTTACCTGTTCCTTCAGGAAAGATTCTGGGCCATGAGATGGAAAACCTGTATGATTTAATACCGATTTCTTTCATTATTTTGATATCTTCTTCATAACGATGATAGTGGTCGCATGCAACATCGCCGGTATGTCCGTCTGCTATATTTCCTGGCGTGTGGGAAAAACGGTCCCATATAGATTCACCTTTGCCGTCTTCGTTGTATGCACCTTCAATCTGATATGCTGCTGTTGCAGAACCCCATATG comes from Acetivibrio thermocellus ATCC 27405 and encodes:
- a CDS encoding GH1 family beta-glucosidase; protein product: MSKITFPKDFIWGSATAAYQIEGAYNEDGKGESIWDRFSHTPGNIADGHTGDVACDHYHRYEEDIKIMKEIGIKSYRFSISWPRIFPEGTGKLNQKGLDFYKRLTNLLLENGIMPAITLYHWDLPQKLQDKGGWKNRDTTDYFTEYSEVIFKNLGDIVPIWFTHNEPGVVSLLGHFLGIHAPGIKDLRTSLEVSHNLLLSHGKAVKLFREMNIDAQIGIALNLSYHYPASEKAEDIEAAELSFSLAGRWYLDPVLKGRYPENALKLYKKKGIELSFPEDDLKLISQPIDFIAFNNYSSEFIKYDPSSESGFSPANSILEKFEKTDMGWIIYPEGLYDLLMLLDRDYGKPNIVISENGAAFKDEIGSNGKIEDTKRIQYLKDYLTQAHRAIQDGVNLKAYYLWSLLDNFEWAYGYNKRFGIVHVNFDTLERKIKDSGYWYKEVIKNNGF